A portion of the Paenibacillus marchantiae genome contains these proteins:
- a CDS encoding glycoside hydrolase family 88 protein, with amino-acid sequence MAKAESAVTTTYWQEVMQKLENKLPGMKKNIGDKCPHFAGDNGKYDNINTDWWVSGFWPGMLWIMYDMTGEESYRDAAWSWDETLEQWFIRSTGELHHDVGFQFLSTAVIKHKITGDEYALRRGLEAANFLAGRYNPAGKFIRAWNEDKYGWAIIDCMLNISLLFWASEVTGDPRYKHIAISHAETTMQYGVREDGSTKHILSFDPEDGRYIECFGGQGYAPESSWSRGTSWGLYGFANTYRYTQDERFLNTAKRIAHYFIAALPEDHVPYWDFRLPTLDGQSRDSSAAAIAASGLLELAAAVPEGEKRLYADAAEQILRSLTENYAVWDQPEHESILLHATGSGNSFIDVSLIYGDYYYLEAIAKLNGWKHRVY; translated from the coding sequence ATGGCCAAAGCAGAATCCGCCGTAACTACGACATATTGGCAGGAAGTCATGCAGAAGCTCGAAAACAAATTGCCAGGGATGAAAAAAAACATTGGGGATAAATGTCCTCATTTTGCCGGTGATAATGGGAAGTATGATAACATCAATACCGATTGGTGGGTTTCAGGTTTCTGGCCGGGTATGCTGTGGATTATGTACGATATGACAGGAGAGGAAAGCTACCGGGATGCGGCATGGTCGTGGGATGAAACTTTGGAGCAATGGTTTATAAGATCAACAGGAGAGCTTCATCACGATGTTGGCTTCCAGTTTCTCTCTACTGCTGTGATTAAACATAAAATTACAGGTGATGAATACGCTCTCAGACGTGGTCTGGAGGCAGCCAATTTCCTTGCAGGACGCTATAACCCGGCAGGCAAATTCATTCGTGCGTGGAATGAAGACAAATATGGCTGGGCCATCATTGATTGCATGCTGAATATCTCTTTGTTGTTCTGGGCTTCAGAAGTGACGGGAGATCCACGCTACAAACATATTGCCATTAGCCATGCCGAGACGACCATGCAGTACGGTGTTCGTGAAGACGGATCGACCAAACATATCCTTTCCTTTGACCCGGAGGATGGTCGTTATATTGAATGTTTTGGCGGACAGGGATATGCTCCTGAATCCTCATGGAGTCGTGGTACCTCATGGGGATTATATGGGTTTGCCAATACGTATCGTTATACCCAGGATGAGCGTTTCCTGAACACAGCGAAACGAATCGCCCATTACTTTATTGCTGCGCTTCCAGAGGATCATGTACCTTACTGGGATTTCAGACTTCCTACCCTGGATGGTCAATCCCGAGATAGCTCTGCAGCAGCAATCGCCGCATCCGGTCTGCTGGAACTGGCCGCCGCCGTTCCTGAAGGTGAAAAACGACTCTATGCCGATGCAGCCGAACAAATTCTGCGTTCCTTAACAGAGAACTATGCAGTTTGGGATCAGCCAGAGCATGAATCGATTCTGCTGCACGCCACAGGCAGCGGCAATTCCTTCATCGATGTCTCCCTGATCTATGGAGATTATTATTATCTGGAGGCCATCGCGAAGTTGAATGGATGGAAACATCGGGTGTATTGA